In Leptospira stimsonii, the genomic stretch AAAACGGCGAAGTTGAATCCCTCGTATTGATTGCGGAAGATGTTCTAAAATCCCAATCGAATTCCAAAAGTTATAAGTCCGGTGAAATTTTGTATTCCACCCTTTTGTCCGCTGTGGAAGAGGGGATCTTGTTCGTAGATAGCACCGGAACGATCTTGAGAACCAATCAGAGTTTTGAAAAGATGCTCGGATTAAAAACGGAATCAATTATCGGTCGATCCTATTACGGTTCTAATTGGAAGACAATTTATCCCGACGGAAGCGTCAGGCATATGGAAGAATCCCCTCTATATTACACGTTGAGTACTGGGCTTCCGGTACGGAGAGAGGTTTTAGGATTTGTAAAATCCGATCTTCAAGTTCTCTGGGCACACGTTACTACCGTTCCATTGTTTGATCCGGAAGTGGACAGAATGATGGGCGTAGTCGTAACCATATCGGATATCACAAAGGAGAAGGAAAACGAGGACAAATTAAAACAACTTTCGATGGTCGCTTCTCAAACGGGAGACGCGGTTTTGATCACGGATTTGGATGCGAGAATTCTTTTTGTAAATCCTGCGTTTGAAACCATAACCGGATATCTTTCCGAAGAAGCAGTCGGTCAAGATCCTTCTTTGCTTAAATCCGGAATACACTCGGCTGAATTTTACGAAAAGATGTGGCGCGAAATCTCCAACGGAGAAACGTTTCGAGCGACGATCACAAATCGAAAAAAAGACGGGACTTTATTTTATTGCGAACAAACGATCAGTCCGTTGCGGGATACAAAAGGAAGAATTTTATATTACGTTTCTCTTCTCAGAGACGTTTCCGAAAAAATGGAATCCTTCGAAAAGCTCAGACGCAGTGAAGAAAACTATCGGGTTCTTTTCGAAAATTCGATCGAAGGGATCTTTTCGAGTTCGCTTAACGGAAAGGTAATCCAAACAAATCCGGCTATGACCAAAATCACCGGTTATTCAAAAGAAGAATTGTTGAATTTGGATCTGGAAAAGGACCTTTACTATCATTCGGATCAAAGATCGTTCTTTATGGATATGATTCTTCGTAATTCAAAAATCGAAGGGGAAGTCGTACAATTTAAGAAAAAGGACGGTTCCAAAATCTACGTTGAAATTTATGCGGTTGGGAATTTCGATTCCGAAGGAAATTTAAAACAGATCGACGGAAGAATGATCGATATCAGCGCGAAAGTTGTCGCAGAGGAAGAGAGAAGCTTTTATGAAAGAAAACTCAGACAATCACAGAAACTCGAGGCGCTCGGAACTTTGATCGCGAGCGTAGCACACGAGATCAACAATCCTCTTATGTGTATATTAGGATATTCTCAAATTCTAAGTTTAGAAATGACCGACCCGGCTCATGCCAAGTTTGCGGAAATCATATCCGCAGAGGCGAAGCGCCTTTCCGCGCTCGTGAATAATCTTTTGGATTTTTCCAGAAAGGAGTCCGATTTTTTTCAAAAGGCCGACTTAGTTCGAGTAGTCGAATCCACAATCTCTCTTTTGGAAAACGTCTTCGAAAAAAATTATATCTTGCTGGAAACTGAATTCGAGCTGGACCTTCCTTTGATCGAAATGAGGGAACAATTGATTCGACAGGTTTTGATCAATCTTCTTATCAATTCCAAAGACGCGCTGAACGTCAAATATCCGGAACGAAACCTGAATAAGAAAATCATTATACGAATCGAATCCTGCGTTTTGGATTCCATACCGTACGTAAAATTAATGGTCGAAGATTCCGGTCAAGGGATTCCTCCCGAAATCTTAAAACAGATCTATGATCCCTTTTTCACAACGAAAAGAGAACAAGGCGGGACCGGGTTGGGGATTCCGATCAGCCAAGGAATCGTAAAAGAACACGACGGATTTTTGACGATTCAATCAGCTTACAAACGTTATACGATTTGTACGATTCTTCTGCCCGTTCTTCAAAAAAAGAATATCGAATCGGAAACGGTTTGATTCTTATTTTTTACCCCAGAGATTTTCCAGATAAGCTTCTCTTCCGGAACCCTTTCGATAGGATTTATAATGTTCCGGATTGGTTTTATAATAATTCTGATGATATCCTTCCGCCGGATAAAAGGATGTAAACGGTAGAATTTCTACAACGATCGGTGCGGAAAATTTACCGGACTTCTCCAGTTCTTTTTTGGATTCTTCCGCCGCCTTTTTTTGAGCGTCGTTATGAAAAAAGATCCCGGTTCGATATTGATTGCCTCTGTCCGCGAACTGACCTCCGTTATCCGTCGGATTGATTTGTTTCCAGAAAACTTTTAAAAGATCGGTGTAACGAATTTTAGAAGGATCGTATTCGATTTGAACCGATTCTCTGTGACCTGTTCTTCCGTACCCGACGTCTTCGTATGTTGGATTTACTTCTTTTCCTCCCGCATAACCCGAAGTAACCGAGATCACGCCGGATAAGGATTCGAACGGACCTTCCATACACCAAAAACAACCGCCCGCGAACGTAGCCTTTTCGGTTTTTGGACCCGCGTGCAAAGGAGAAAGAAACAGAGAGAGAAAGAAAACGATAAGAATTTTCGAGTAGAGCATTTTGCCCTCCTAAGAACAGAGTTCGTTACTTTGACGTCTCGGTTACAGAGAGGGTATCAAATGAGTCCCGCTTTTTTGTTTTTCATTTCGAAAGAATAAAAATTCCTATGTTTTCTTTTCCGGATTCAAATTCTAAGAGTTACAATATGAAAATCGCAATCTTAGGAAGCGGCATCGCGGGACTTAGCGCTTGCTGGTATTTGAGCAAGGAACACGAAGTGGTTCTTATGGAACGACATTCTCTTCCCGGAATGGACGCGCATGGAACCGATGTGGCTCTCAAGGACAGGATCTTTCGATTCGATGTTCCTTTTAGAGCGTTCAAACAAAATTACTATCCTTGTCTGATCGAAATGTATCAGGAAGCCGGAATCGAATTCAGACCTGTGGATTATTCTTTTTCGTTAAGCGAAAGAGACGGAACCACATACTTTCAATTCGCGACCTTCGGACTCGGAGGAAATTTTTATCCCTTCGTTTCTCCCGTTTGTTTTAAGAATGGAGAATCCAGGAGAATTTTTTCCGATACGATCCGGTTTTATAGAGAATCCGCGAATCAATGGGCGACTCTGAAAGGAGAACAACTTACGATTTCCGGATTCTTACAAAAGTTCGGTTATTCGAAAGAATTCGAAGATAAGTATTTGGTTCCGATGTTCGCAACGATCAACACTTGCACGCTCAAGAGCGCGAAAAATTATCCTGCGGAAGCGGTGATCAGTTATCACGCGCAAGGTTTGAAATTTCTTCGGTTTTTAACCGCGAGTCACGGAACCCGAGACATCACGACTCGTCTTTCGGTGGGAGCGAAGGAAGTCCGCTTGAAATCGAATCCAAGAAAGATCGAACTCAACGGGAAGAAAGTTTTCGTGAACTTCGAAGAAGGAAAAGAAGAATTCGACCGAGTGATTGTTGCCACTCCGGCAAACCAAGCGATCGGGCTTCTTCCGGACGAGATGAGCCGCGAAAAAGAACTTCTCGCTTCCTTTCGCTACGAAGAATCGGAAATTCTCATGCATACGGATTCTTCTTTTATGCCCAATAAAAAAAGACATTGGGCTCCTCTTTGTTTTACACTGTCTCCCGAAACGGACAAACCTTCTGCTACGATTCGCCTCAACAAGGTGCTTCCGGAAATCGGAAAGGAAGAAATCTTTCAGACTTGGAATCCCTTGGAGGAACCGAAGGCAGGGACTTTGATTTCCCGTTCCCGCTTTGAAAGACCCGTGATCGACATCAAAAATCAAAAAACGATAGAAGAACTCAAACGCCTCCAGGAACTGCCGGGAAGAAAGGTCTGGTTCTGCGGATCGTATGCGAGATATGGAATCCCTCTTTTGGAAGCGGGCGTTTCAACTTCCTTGGACGTAAAACGTTGGGTCAACGACTCGATGCGTTCTTAAACGTTGTCCGTTTGACGGGAAATCGAGTTGGGATTCGTAGTCAAGAAAGATCCAAGGAGAATTTTTGTAGGAGTTCCGACAGGTTCTCTGAGGGAATTTTACTTGCAAAAAGGCTAATTTTCTGATAGAGGAATGTCTCCTGGAATTTTCCGCCACCCACCCCTCCACCCGAAAATCGGGTGGGGCTTTCCTTTCACAGAGGATTGTCGTTTTTACGACGGATTCTTTTTCACAGCCGGTTCACCTTTCGAAAGGGTCTCCAAAAATACAGGAAGGTCTGCGGACTTTTCCAAGGAAGTCGGCTTCGGAACAAAGGATTTTTTTTAAGAATTTTCGGGTGAAGAACTAGGCTTTTTCCGCGGAATAAAGAACGAATTGGAAATAACGTTTCATTCTTTCCCCACCTAAGAATTTTCCGAAGCTTTCGTACTTCTTCGCGATTTTTTCCGGAATTTCGTTTTGACCGGCTCTTGTTTTTTCACTCAAGAATTTTGAAAAACCTCGAAAGACGTTTTCTTCTAAAAACGTAAAACCTTCCGTTTTAAATCCGGTTCGTTCGAGGATGAGAGAGAGGGAGTTCGGAGTCACCCGATTTCTCGAAGGAATTCCACTGAGCTTACATACCCACTTCCGAAACAAGGAGTCTAGGAACCCGAGTGGCTCGTCTCTGAGAATCAGCTCTACGGAAACCAGACGTCCCTTCGGTCTAAGAACTCGGAAAGCTTCTTCGCAGAATCGGATTCGATCCTGAAAAAAGTAGGCGCTGTCCAGGCAGAGAATTCGATCAAAACTTTCCTCCTGAAAAGCGGTGATTGCATTTTCGAAAGAGGCGCAGATCAACTTCGGAGAATCTTCTTTCATAAAGCGGAATCGATTCTTAGCAAATTCAACTTGGACTTCGGATGGATTGATTCCTGTAAGATGAGAAAACGGAAGTGAGAATTTTTCCTTCCATACAAAGAACTGATCTCCACACCCGAACCCGAGATCCAATACTTCTTGTTCTGGTTTTAGGTCGGCCTTCTCTCCTAAAAGCAAGGCTAACGTTTTGCAGGCGGTCGGATAGTCTTCCGTGTCTTTCCAGAAACCGAAATTTGCCCAAGAAGAATTCTTAGGATTGAGATATAGATGAGCCAACGTGTCGGGAGCTTCTTCCGGCCCGGGTCGTTTTTTGGGTGTCATTTTAGAAAATTCTTCCTGAAAAAAGAACTCTCGTAAAACCACTCCAATCGCCGAATGGAAGCGATTCGAGCGAGATTCGTTTTTGAGGCTTTGCGGGAATGTTTCCGAATTTAGATTTCATTTGATAAAATGCTATACATATATTTAGTCCATCCGATAAGTATTTTAGGACATTCTTTCTCAAAAGAGTCCGTTTGAAATTCGGTAACACTTCGATTCTTCTTTCTTGCCCTCTTATTGGGAAAGGATCGGGGTTTGCAACTCAGAGAAGAACCATGCTGTTATTAACGCTTTTAGATCCAACGCAAGCAAGAAGCAATTTGCTGTTTCGCTGGAAAAAGAAACTCAATCGCAAAAAAGTTTATCCCGTTCTTATTTTTCCGGAAGGTTCTCTGAATTTGGAAAGGTTACATCTGCTCGCTAAAATAGCATCCAAGCAAAAGAATTTTTCTTCCAGTCCCGTTTTCTTTTATGCGGAATCCGTTTCAAAAGCCGGGTCCTTTCTTCTTTCGGATCGGATTCCAAAGGGAGAAAAAATTCTTCCTCTCTTTGTAGACTTCGGCTCCCTCGGTAAGGACAGGGAAGGAAGAGACTTCGAAGAGCAGACCCGACTTCTTCAGGAGAGAATCGGAAGCTGTTTCTCCGCCGTTTGTTTTTTGGAGACGGGAAAAACACAAGCCGGTTTGGAAAGATCGGGGAATCGAAACTGGCTCTTTCATAAGTCTTCTCTCGTTTTAGAGATTTCCGGTTCTCATTTCAAAGTTCTCAGGAAGGAATTACCCGAAGAAGAAGATGAGACCTCTCTGGAACCCTGGATTCCTTCCGGATTACTTGAAAATCCTTCTTAAGAAATTTATTTACTACTTAGATGAGAGAAAGATTGCCTGGGACTTTTTTAGAGGAACTTGCATTAAATATTACTCGATTTTAGTATTTTAATTGAAGTTTTTTTTATCCCATTCTTGATAGATAAAAATTTTGCCTTAGGCAATAAACGCAGGGATCTTCTGCATGATCGAGAAACGAATCAACAAATTCGGGGAGAACGGAACCTTCGCGACGAAGACCATCCCCAAAGGAACTCTGCTGTTTAGTTACAGCGAGTGGATCGAGGATGAAGAGTTCGGATGGAAAGTTCTTACGGTTGAAGAGGCCGAGTCGCTTCCCGATTCCGAAAAGGAAGTCTTCATGAAATACGGATACGATGTGGATTTCGGATTAGTCACCGGGCCAACCAGCGGCGAATACGTTATCAACCATTCCAACTTCATGAATCATTCTTGTGATCCCAATATGTGGTATGACGAGGACGACAATATCGTAGCTAAGAGGGAAATTCTTGCCGGAGAGGAACTTACGATCGATTACGCGAATTTCGTAGTGAACTTCGACCAGACCTTCGAGTGCGGCTGTGGATCGGCAAACTGCAGAAAATTTATCCGAAAAGACGATTGGAAGCTCCTGATCAACGAGTATCAGATGCACTTTCCAAAATTCATCCAAAAAGAAATCAAAAAGCTATACGTTAAAATTCCAGTGTAGAACGAGCGAAACCGAAAATCCTATTTTCTGACCTTTAAGATTCGTTCCAGGATCCCTCTTCTGAGAAGTCCTGGAGAATCTTCCGAAACCGCAGTGTTGGTGCTCCTTGCGTTTTCTATCGAATAGAAAACGTCGGGTTCCACTTCTTTTACGATCGCCATAGCCTTCCGAATTTTCTTTCTTTTTAGAACCGTAAAGACGATCTTCACCGGTCCTCTGCTTCCTTGCCCGTCCATGGTCGTGACACGATAACCCGCGTCCGAAAGTTTTCCAGCGATCGCTCCGCCGTTTCTTGGTGAAATGATTCGAAGAAGGGAAAAACCTATGGCGAGTTTTTCTTCCAAGATCATTCCTATGTATGTACCGGTCGCGAATCCTCCGGCGTAAGCGAGATAACAGAAGACGTTGTTTAGATTTTTGATGACCTGCGTGATAACGATAACCCAAAGAAGGACTTCTAAGAATCCGAGAGAGGCCGCGATCGCTTTTTTTTCACGAGTGAGAAGAATGACCCGGATGGTTCCAATCGATACGTCGGTCACTCTGGAAAGAAAAATAAAACAAGGGAGAAGAATGTAATCAAAGATCGGATTTCCGGGAGAAGGAAAGCTTAGTTCCATACGAGACAAGGATTGTTCGCTAAATACGAGAAGTCGAGGAGAAATCGATGACGGTATCAAACATTTGATTGAAAGAATGAATCGATCTCTTCGTTAAATCTCGAAAGTTCGGTAGAGTGTAAAATACGCCTAAGCATTTTCTTCGGATGAATGAAGCGGCTCGTTTCGAATCAAAATTCGAATACGTTGCAAAATGGAGAAGATTCCGAAAATTCCTTACATTCCATTTTGATTGTGGAGGGAAGCGGAGAGGAATGCTTTGATTCGTTTCTCGCAAGTTTTCAATTCGATTTTTTTCAGAGAAATTCTTGCGGAAAGAATAGAATCCCGTTTATCTTCTCGGGGAATGACTTCCTAGGATATCCGGTTCAGGAATCAGTGAAAGCCTTCGTAAAAAGGATTTAATTCCATAGTAGGAGATTCGAGGAAATTTTAGGAAAAGAATGAAATGGTAAAAATGATTCCATGAAGTTTGGCGGCGTATTTGAAATTTAAAACGATAAGCAAAAGAAGATCCTGATGGGTTTCCTTTCCGTAAATTGAGTTTAGATAGTACGTGTTAAATGAAGCGGAAGCAGGATCGAGCTACTGTGTTTTTGGAAAGTTTCGTTTTGATTGAAAAAAATAAGAAATCAAAGAATTCTTTGAAAGAAAGGATTCGATTATAGGAAGCGATCCTTTAACAGAACGTCGGAGCGTGTTCCATCCGTGAATCGAATTTGAGTTTGTAATATCCGAATAAAATGAAACAATTCCTAAATCAATTTCCGAAATCGAGAGTCCAAAAGTAGGATCTCATTTCCAAAAAAGGATATCGAATTTTTCTTATGTGGCTTTTGTTAAAACGACTTTCTTTTTCCATCGGATTTGTTCTATTTATTATTTTCGGATGCAAGGGCGCATCGGTAAGAGATTCCGCAAATGAATGTTTGCAACCGAAGGCAGATTCTTTTTGGAAGACCTCGAACGCGGAGGAATCCGGCTTTGATTCTTCCAAACTTTGCTCGATACTCAAGGAATCCGCATCTGAAAAAAGTGGATTCCATTCTCTTTTGATCGAACGCCGAGGAAAGATCGTCTCCGAAATCTATCATGACGGCGAAGATAAACCTCTGAATCTTCGATATGGACTTCGTCTTCCGTTCGACGGAAAATCTTCTTTCGATGTAAATA encodes the following:
- a CDS encoding PAS domain-containing sensor histidine kinase — protein: MDLKTAAFSFLEKSSMLVCFASEKGEILYINRAGIDLLGLSQEQALEKTIFDIHPNHYREKILTEVLPFAFENGEWNGDLLLSSPNGSILVQETVRIEKNENGEVESLVLIAEDVLKSQSNSKSYKSGEILYSTLLSAVEEGILFVDSTGTILRTNQSFEKMLGLKTESIIGRSYYGSNWKTIYPDGSVRHMEESPLYYTLSTGLPVRREVLGFVKSDLQVLWAHVTTVPLFDPEVDRMMGVVVTISDITKEKENEDKLKQLSMVASQTGDAVLITDLDARILFVNPAFETITGYLSEEAVGQDPSLLKSGIHSAEFYEKMWREISNGETFRATITNRKKDGTLFYCEQTISPLRDTKGRILYYVSLLRDVSEKMESFEKLRRSEENYRVLFENSIEGIFSSSLNGKVIQTNPAMTKITGYSKEELLNLDLEKDLYYHSDQRSFFMDMILRNSKIEGEVVQFKKKDGSKIYVEIYAVGNFDSEGNLKQIDGRMIDISAKVVAEEERSFYERKLRQSQKLEALGTLIASVAHEINNPLMCILGYSQILSLEMTDPAHAKFAEIISAEAKRLSALVNNLLDFSRKESDFFQKADLVRVVESTISLLENVFEKNYILLETEFELDLPLIEMREQLIRQVLINLLINSKDALNVKYPERNLNKKIIIRIESCVLDSIPYVKLMVEDSGQGIPPEILKQIYDPFFTTKREQGGTGLGIPISQGIVKEHDGFLTIQSAYKRYTICTILLPVLQKKNIESETV
- the msrA gene encoding peptide-methionine (S)-S-oxide reductase MsrA yields the protein MLYSKILIVFFLSLFLSPLHAGPKTEKATFAGGCFWCMEGPFESLSGVISVTSGYAGGKEVNPTYEDVGYGRTGHRESVQIEYDPSKIRYTDLLKVFWKQINPTDNGGQFADRGNQYRTGIFFHNDAQKKAAEESKKELEKSGKFSAPIVVEILPFTSFYPAEGYHQNYYKTNPEHYKSYRKGSGREAYLENLWGKK
- a CDS encoding NAD(P)-binding protein, which gives rise to MKIAILGSGIAGLSACWYLSKEHEVVLMERHSLPGMDAHGTDVALKDRIFRFDVPFRAFKQNYYPCLIEMYQEAGIEFRPVDYSFSLSERDGTTYFQFATFGLGGNFYPFVSPVCFKNGESRRIFSDTIRFYRESANQWATLKGEQLTISGFLQKFGYSKEFEDKYLVPMFATINTCTLKSAKNYPAEAVISYHAQGLKFLRFLTASHGTRDITTRLSVGAKEVRLKSNPRKIELNGKKVFVNFEEGKEEFDRVIVATPANQAIGLLPDEMSREKELLASFRYEESEILMHTDSSFMPNKKRHWAPLCFTLSPETDKPSATIRLNKVLPEIGKEEIFQTWNPLEEPKAGTLISRSRFERPVIDIKNQKTIEELKRLQELPGRKVWFCGSYARYGIPLLEAGVSTSLDVKRWVNDSMRS
- a CDS encoding class I SAM-dependent methyltransferase, producing the protein MTPKKRPGPEEAPDTLAHLYLNPKNSSWANFGFWKDTEDYPTACKTLALLLGEKADLKPEQEVLDLGFGCGDQFFVWKEKFSLPFSHLTGINPSEVQVEFAKNRFRFMKEDSPKLICASFENAITAFQEESFDRILCLDSAYFFQDRIRFCEEAFRVLRPKGRLVSVELILRDEPLGFLDSLFRKWVCKLSGIPSRNRVTPNSLSLILERTGFKTEGFTFLEENVFRGFSKFLSEKTRAGQNEIPEKIAKKYESFGKFLGGERMKRYFQFVLYSAEKA
- a CDS encoding SET domain-containing protein, whose amino-acid sequence is MIEKRINKFGENGTFATKTIPKGTLLFSYSEWIEDEEFGWKVLTVEEAESLPDSEKEVFMKYGYDVDFGLVTGPTSGEYVINHSNFMNHSCDPNMWYDEDDNIVAKREILAGEELTIDYANFVVNFDQTFECGCGSANCRKFIRKDDWKLLINEYQMHFPKFIQKEIKKLYVKIPV
- a CDS encoding DUF2179 domain-containing protein; its protein translation is MELSFPSPGNPIFDYILLPCFIFLSRVTDVSIGTIRVILLTREKKAIAASLGFLEVLLWVIVITQVIKNLNNVFCYLAYAGGFATGTYIGMILEEKLAIGFSLLRIISPRNGGAIAGKLSDAGYRVTTMDGQGSRGPVKIVFTVLKRKKIRKAMAIVKEVEPDVFYSIENARSTNTAVSEDSPGLLRRGILERILKVRK